Part of the Cryptosporangium arvum DSM 44712 genome, CGGCGTGGCCTACCCGGCTGATCCGGCCGCGCTCACCGACGAGCAGTGGGCGCACTACGTCTTCTTCCGCGACAACCCGAAGGGCCGCTTCGTCGAGCGCTGGTACCACGCGATCGGCTGCCGACGCTGGTTCACCGCCGTCCGCGACACCGTGACCTACCGTTTCGAGGGCAAATGAGGGCCCGCACCGGCGGCCGGATCGACCGCGGCCGCACGCTCACGTTCACGTTCGACGGCGAGACCTACACCGGCCACCCCGGTGACACGCTCGCCTCGGCGTTGCTGGCCGCGGGCCGGCACACGATCGCCCGGTCGATCACGTTCGGCCGGCCCCGGGGCATCACCGCGGCCTGGGCCGAGGACTCCGGCGGCCCGGTGCAGATCGAGGAACCGTTCCCCGAGCCGATGCGGCCGGCCACCACCGTCGAGCTCTACGACGGCCTGTCGGCCCGCAGCCTGGCCGGGCGCGGCCGGCTGGCCGACGTCCCCGACACCGCCCGCTACGACGCCAAACACCACCACGTCGACGTTCTGGTGGTCGGCGCGGGCCCCGCCGGGCTGGCCGCGGCCCGGGACGCGGCCCGGGCCGGGGACCGGGTCGCGCTCGTCGACGAGCAGTCCGAGGCCGGCGGTTCGCTG contains:
- a CDS encoding sarcosine oxidase subunit delta — translated: MQLIDCPFCGPREEAEFSYGGQAGVAYPADPAALTDEQWAHYVFFRDNPKGRFVERWYHAIGCRRWFTAVRDTVTYRFEGK